A portion of the Calliphora vicina chromosome 5, idCalVici1.1, whole genome shotgun sequence genome contains these proteins:
- the LOC135961518 gene encoding cytochrome P450 6g1-like: MLLLIILIILIIIILSVLLVWFKINFNYWTQYPQVPSVKGRILSGNFKDFITFKTNFGYHLRTLYEDANFKNEAVVGIYGLYQPSLLIREPELIRSIFIKDFDSFSSRPCRSDARHDPLGALNLVFAKYSYWREMRLKLSPIFSGTKLRFMYPLVQKVGNNLEHYLNKQGNCFKLELKQLFGRYVTDTISTTILGIASNALENAKDVMFSEARKFTDFNLKRALEFLILFFAPKLNRLLRPRVFYKSTETFMRSFIKYIMAERERSGCKRHDLIDVFVRMKHEAEIKGEDISQCMEGLTAQACVLIGGAFDASTNTIANTLLELAKNHQVQQRLRAEILQAFLSNNGEISYETLTKMEYLQMVIDETLRLYPVLPILERLYELPANKSKEFNLQPYYDYKLRNEMPVYVSIFGLHYDPKYWPNPTKFDPERFSPARKKLLTPMSYLPFGEGPHMCIGSRLGLLKVKIGLAYFLKNHYVRACAETIVKPEFEPKAIVLKIKGGLHVEIVRDNLYDKEVNK; the protein is encoded by the exons ATGTTGctgttaattattttaataatattaattattataattctaAGTGTTTTGTTGGTTtggtttaaaataaactttaattattGGACGCAATATCCACAAGTGCCCAGTGTAAAGGGTAGAATATTAAGTggcaatttcaaagatttcaTAACATTCAAGACAAACTTTGGTTATCATCTGAGAACTCTATATGAAGATgcgaattttaaaaatgaagcaGTTGTGGGGATTTATGGCCTGTATCAGCCCAGTTTACTAATACGTGAACCCGAACTGATAAGATCCATATTTATTAAAGACTTTGATAGTTTCAGCAGTCGTCCGTGTCGCAGCGATGCTCGTCATGATCCTTTAGGTGCTTTGAATTTGGTTTTTGCCAAATATTCTTATTGGAGAGAGATGCGCTTGAAATTAAGCCCCATATTCTCTGGTACAAAATTAAGATTTATGTATCCCTTGGTGCAAAAAGTGGGTAACAATTTGGAGCATTATCTCAACAAGCAGggaaattgttttaaactcGAATTAAAACAACTATTTGGACGCTATGTAACAGATACTATATCTACCACTATATTGGGAATAGCCTCCAATGCCTTGGAAAATGCTAAAGATGTCATGTTTAGTGAGGCCAGGAAATTTACAGACTTTAATTTGAAGAGAGCTTTGGAATTTCTAATACTCTTTTTTGCGCCAAAGCTTAACAGACTCCTACGACCGAGAGTATTTTATAAATCCACCGAAACATTCATGAgatcttttataaaatatataatggcAGAGAGAGAACGTTCGGGCTGTAAACGTCATGATCTTATAGATGTATTTGTCAGAATGAAACATGAAGCTGAAATCAAAGGCGAAGATATATCCCAATGCATGGAGGGTCTTACTGCCCAAGCATGTGTGTTGATTGGTGGAGCTTTTGATGCCTCTACCAATACAATAGCAAATACATTGCTAGAATTGGCCAAAAATCATCAGGTGCAGCAGAGATTAAGAGCAGAGATTCTGCAAGCATTTTTAAGCAATAATGGAGAAATTTCCTATGAAACTCTTACTAAAATGGAGTACTTACAAATGGTTATTGATGAAACACTAAGATTGTATCCAGTTTTACCCATACTGGAGCGTTTGTATGAATTGCCAGCAAATAAatctaaagaatttaatttacaGCCTTATTACGACTACAAATTACGTAATGAAATGCCGGTTTATGTTTCAATATTTGGTTTGCATTATGATCCAAAG tacTGGCCCAATCCCACCAAATTTGATCCAGAACGTTTTAGTCCTGCTCGCAAGAAATTGCTGACTCCCATGTCATACTTACCCTTTGGTGAGGGTCCCCATATGTGCATTGGCTCACGTTTAGGTTTGCTGAAGGTGAAAATTGGTCTGGCTTATTTTCTCAAGAATCATTATGTGCGAGCTTGTGCGGAGACTATTGTTAAACCTGAATTTGAACCCAAAgcaatagttttgaaaataaaggGTGGTTTGCATGTGGAGATTGTTCGAGATAATTTATATGACAAAGAAGTTAATAAATGA
- the LOC135961933 gene encoding cytochrome P450 6g1-like, which produces MLLTIILIVLIGLLSILYILFKINFNYWLQYPQITSVKGKIFSGNFIDFLTFKTNFGYHLRTLYEDQKYCNEAVVGIYALYEPGLLIKEPEIIKSILIKDFDCFNSRTCRGDLSHDPLGALNLFFSSYTHWREMRLKLSPVFSTGKLKFMYPLVQKVGVRLEDCLQQKGNRFTLELKQLCGRYTTEVITTTLMGFTSKALENNQEYIYQEAVKLSAFNMKRAVDFLITFFAPKLNSLLRPRIFYQSTEQFMRSSIACVMEERERLVGSRNDLIDAFVKIKQEVKSKGEQVAQCMESLIAQACIFMSAGFDTSSTTIANALFEMAKDPQVQQKLRQEILQAFTQGQGEISYDSLNKMEYLQMVIDEVLRLYPVLPILDRRYCKAANRSLEFSLEPYYDYKLPDGMPVYISVFGLHYDPKYWPNPTKFDPERFSPANKKLLNPLTYLPFGDGPHNCIGSRLGLLQVKVGLVHLLKHYRVQVCAETVLKPKFEPMSIVLQTKGGIHVEFIKDMLCENLVNKLE; this is translated from the exons ATGTTGTTGACAATAATATTGATCGTTTTAATAGGTTTGCtgagtattttgtatatattgtttaaaataaactttaactaTTGGCTGCAATATCCCCAAATAACCAGTGTAAAAGGTAAAATATTCAGTGGAAATTTCATTGACTTTTTgacttttaaaactaatttcggTTATCACCTGAGAACATTGTATGAAGATCAGAAATATTGCAATGAAGCAGTTGTGGGAATTTATGCTCTCTATGAACCGGGTCTGCTAATAAAAGAAcctgaaattattaaatctaTATTAATCAAAGACTTTGATTGCTTTAATAGTCGTACATGCCGAGGAGATTTGAGCCATGATCCTTTGGGTGCTTTGAACTTATTCTTTAGCTCATATACTCACTGGAGAGAGATGCGTTTGAAATTGAGCCCTGTATTCTCTACAGGAAAACTAAAGTTTATGTATCCTTTAGTGCAAAAGGTTGGTGTTAGACTGGAAGATTGTCTTCAACAAAAAGGTAACCGGTTTACGCTTGAATTGAAGCAGTTGTGTGGCCGCTATACAACGGAAGTTATAACCACAACTTTAATGGGTTTCACCTCGAAGGCTTTGGAAAATAATCAGGAATATATATACCAGGAAGCTGTCAAATTGAGTGCATTTAATATGAAAAGAGctgttgattttttaataacattttttgcaCCAAAACTAAATAGTCTGCTAAGGCCCAGAATATTTTATCAGTCCACTGAACAATTTATGCGTTCGTCTATTGCATGTGTTATGGAGGAAAGAGAGCGTTTGGTTGGATCACGTAATGATCTTATAGATGCATTTgtcaaaattaaacaagaagTGAAAAGTAAAGGGGAACAGGTGGCTCAATGTATGGAGAGTTTAATAGCCCAGGCTTGTATATTTATGAGTGCAGGTTTTGATACGTCCTCAACTACCATAGCCAATGCTCTCTTCGAAATGGCTAAGGATCCACAAGTGCAGCAGAAATTACGGCAGGAAATTCTACAAGCATTTACCCAGGGACAAGGTGAAATTTCCTATGACTCTCTTAACAAAATGGAATACTTACAAATGGTAATCGATGAAGTATTACGTCTATATCCTGTTTTACCCATTCTGGATCGTAGATATTGTAAAGCTGCAAATAGATctttggaattttctttagaacCATATTATGACTACAAATTACCAGATGGCATGCCTGTTTATATTTCAGTATTTGGTTTGCATTATGATCCAAAG tattGGCCAAATCCCACTAAATTTGATCCGGAACGTTTTAGTCCGGCCAATAAGAAATTGCTGAATCCCTTGACCTATTTACCATTTGGAGACGGCCCTCATAATTGTATTGGCTCACGTTTAGGTTTGTTGCAAGTCAAAGTCGGTTTGGTACATTTGCTGAAGCATTATCGTGTACAAGTGTGTGCGGAAACTGTACTGAAACCTAAATTTGAGCCCATGAGCATTGTTCTACAGACCAAGGGTGGTATACATGTGGAGTTTATAAAGGATATGCTGTGTGAAAATTTAGTTAATAAATTAGAGTAA